In the genome of Raphanus sativus cultivar WK10039 chromosome 4, ASM80110v3, whole genome shotgun sequence, one region contains:
- the LOC108851248 gene encoding zinc finger BED domain-containing protein RICESLEEPER 2-like: MENGVKRCGPPSMRDWSAVDKLKKFLIIFYNSTLVVSASSKVNSYQCYGEIVTIERNLTALVNSFDPELKVKASEMLQKFHKYWDGIKSVNKMLIIATVFDPRKKMQFAKLCFEKLYEKDSLESNAMLESVGDLLRYRGSVAEASQSNHASSSQPPPESQDQGTDRMELVVEDFGYERMDCVYKELVAEKGEDTRDELDVYLKEAVETPKLLLGVEFDILSWWKVHKMKYPVLAEMARDLFAMQVSSVASESAFSTSGRILEPYRSCLTHYMIEVLMCTEQWMHADIKVSEQVTTNEQMLADVEMLDRLQKEFQAQRLDD, translated from the exons ATGGAAAATGGAGTTAAGAGGTGTGGACCACCTTCTATGAGAGACTGGAGTGCTGTTGATAAGTTGAAAAAGTTTCTGATAATCTTTTACAACAGCACTCTAGTTGTTTCTGCCTCATCGAAGGTGAATTCTTACCAATGCTACGGTGAGATTGTGACGATTGAAAGAAACCTCACTGCACTGGTCAACAGCTTCGATCCAGAGTTGAAGGTGAAAGCGTCAGAGATGTTGCAGAAGTTCCACAAGTACTGGGATGGTATCAAGAGTGTGAACAAGATGCTGATCATTGCCACAGTTTTCGATCCAAGGAAGAAGATGCAATTCGCCAAGCTGTGTTTCGAGAAGCTCTATGAGAAGGACAGCTTGGAGTCTAACGCAATGCTGGAATCTGTTGGTGATCTTCTCAG ATACAGAGGGTCTGTTGCAGAAGCCTCGCAGTCAAATCACGCATCATCATCTCAGCCTCCTCCAGAGTCCCAAGATCAAGGCACAGATAGAATGGAGCTGGTGGTTGAAGATTTCGGGTATGAGAGGATGGACTGTGTGTACAAGGAACTGGTTGCTGAGAAGGGAGAGGATACAAGAGATGAACTTGATGTGTACTTGAAGGAGGCAGTTGAAACTCCTAAGCTCTTGCTTGGTGTTGAGTTCGACATTCTCTCTTGGTGGAAGGTGCACAAGATGAAGTATCCTGTGCTTGCTGAGATGGCAAGAGATCTCTTCGCCATGCAAGTTTCTTCAGTGGCATCCGAAAGTGCTTTTAGCACAAGTGGTAGGATCTTGGAGCCATATCGAAGCTGCTTGACTCATTACATGATCGAAGTTCTCATGTGCACCGAGCAATGGATGCATGCTGACATCAAGGTGAGTGAGCAAGTGACTACAAATGAGCAAATGCTTGCTGATGTGGAGATGCTTGATCGACTTCAGAAAG AGTTTCAAGCACAGAGGCTTGATGATTGA